The sequence below is a genomic window from Melospiza georgiana isolate bMelGeo1 chromosome 6, bMelGeo1.pri, whole genome shotgun sequence.
GAGGTTCCGTCGTTTCTGTGGGGACTGTGGGGAGAAAGGACACAGGGATGAGGAACTGAGTCCCCCAGGATTCCCAGTTTGGAAGGGTGCATCCCAAACCCACCAAAATGTGCCCAAGAGGATTCTCCCAGCTGTGAGTGGCACAGCGGGAATGCCCCCGGGCTCTGGCAAAATGgtcatggagctgctgcatccCAAAAATCAatccctgtgtgccccaggaAGTTTCTCAGGGCTAAATCCTGGTGTGGGATCTGCTGGGAGAATTTGGCCTTAAATATGGGAATACTGGGACACGACTCAGCGGTGGAAGAGCTGAAATTTGGGACGCCATCCTGCATCCGTGTTGTTCCCGCCTTCCGGTTCATCCTTGCAGACACAGAGGGGCTGGACCTGTCCGTACCCACCTGCCTACACCCATTCCAGAGCCACAGGTGAGTGGGTGATCCAGTTATCCCTAAAAATGCCCCATTTGGCTCCTCCAGGGGGAAGGACTCAGCCCCAGAAGTGAGGCATCCACTTGGGTGGGGGGGGATCCACTGGGGCTGCTTGGGTGGGAATCCTGGGGAGAGCCACCAGAGCTGGTGCAGTGTGGATTGGGGTTACAATGTTCAAGGAAAAGGCCTGGGGTGAGGGGAGAAGGTGGGAAtgagctgctccaggtggggACGGAGGTGTGACGAGGGCGGAAATGGGGTGATGGGGTGATGGGGCCATTTCCTGATCAATTGGAGGCCTcgaagcagctcctggcagacATTTTGGCAGCCGAacaatcccaaatcctgccagGGTGGGGAGGACAGGTGGCATCACATCCCAAAACCATCCAGGGGGACATGAGAGACAGGATGGGCTTCAGGCCCTGAGTGTCACCCTGTTCCCAGAGGGATTGTAGGTGGAATGGCTCTGAGAGCACCTTTAGGGGCTTGGGGTCCTCTTCTAGGGGTTCCCAGGGTGCTTTTTGGGGGATCCAAGGGGACCTTAACATTTAGGAGAATCCCCAAGCCTTAGGACATCCTTTCAGGGCATCCCTTTCCCTCTGAGTGTGTTGAGGGGCAGCATCCTCCACCACTGACACCCCTGTTGGGGACCCCCCAGGGCCCCCAGTGCTCCCCCTCCCAGACAGGTAGCAGGTCCCCGACCCCCAAATCTGTGGCTCCACCACCCCAAGGTCCCAAGAGAGCGACAGCAAGGgccaggatggggacagtgacGTACCTCGTGCAGGTGCCACGGCAGAGAGAGCCACCaagagcaggcagagcccccCCATGCCATCAGCGGGGCATCCCCATGGGATTCAGGTCTCTGGGATTCAGGGGTCCCCCTCTCAGCAGCCTGGGGACGTGGCTCGGCCGTGCCCCTGCGCTCCGGCAGCTCCGGGACTGTGGCGGTGGGCAGGAAGCCGACTCAGTGCTCTGGGGTGGAGGAGGTGATGGGGTGGCTCCATCCTGCCCTGGCGGGGAGGAAGCAGGGTTTTGGGGAGCCCAGAGACCCTCCGGGGCACAGGGGCCTCGTGggtctgctgctcccagcccggGGGACACAGATCTGGTGGAGCCATCGTGATCTGCAGCTCGTTTGTGCCTCTGGGTCGTGGATTTGGGGTGGCggcacagggggctcagggctccCTGAGGTGTGGGACATCTGTGGGGTGATGAAGAGCCAGGAattcccctctcctccctgttTTTTGGAGTCAGTGTTAcctgcagctccacatcctGAGCGTCTTCCAGCACATGCAGGATCACCTCAGAACCCTCCAGGAATATTAGGCGAGGGTAAGGCTGGAATTTCCATGGATGGGAGGTGGGGCATCCCAGGAGACATTGATCCCCACCGTGGGTGAGGGCTGGGATCCAGCTGGACACCTGGGGGCCCAGGATGCTGGGAAGGGGGGGGCAGGACTCCAGTCACCCTGTCTCAGCAGGGTTTTGGGAAGTTTGGGGAAGCTGGGAGCAGGATGACGGGGTGGGGGATCTCCTGCTGTTACCCAGGGTGTCTTGGGATTGCTGGGACTTATTGGGAAGCTGGAAGAGTGGGAATCCCCGTGGCCACTAATACAGGGAGGTGCTGAGGGGACATTTGGGAATGTTGGGAACATGCAGTACCAGGCTGGTGTTAGGGTTGGAAAggtggaggaggaagatggcaggagagggaggaaggagatcCCTTATCCCAAGGTGACCccagctgggccacagccaggcccagccctggATCCAATCCCGTGACCAGCTCCCACATGGAGCCAAGGTCAAGGGCATGTGCCCATTCCCaggagcctggcactgccatgggGGCAGGGTGGGACCCGCTGTCGGGATCACAAGAGAGGGCACAGAGAAGAATCCcaattgtttttttaaatactttatttttgtaacaacgtcagaattaaaaattttccataaataccagcccctggcagccccttcCCGGGCGTTCCCGATAAAAAATGTGTACAAAACGGATGCGTGGCCGGGGTGAAGGTGGGGGGATACGGGATCCTCCCCGGGATCAGACCACAGGAATCAtcaccaccatcatcatcaccacTATGAACACCATGTCGCAATGAGACCCAAAGCAGTAAGAGCATCCCAAATTCCTCCCCGGTGCCGCCGGGATCCAGCCCCTAtaaggacagggctgggagatcCCCCCTCACCTCTGTGGGCACCTCGGGGTGGTCCCAGGAGGCCACCAGGGGTCCCCGGCCCATCCCGCTGGGAAGGGGGTCGGTGTCCCCCCAGCACGGCATGGAGAGGAGGTCGGGCCCTTACTGGTTTGCCCGGGAATTGGGGGGTCCGGGAGTCGCCCCTCGGGGTCAGGAGCTGCCGCGGATCCTCTCCATGTAGCTCCGGAGCTCCTCGGGATCCCGCAGCCCCATGTCCTCGCACACCCAGCGGATGTCGTCCTCGCTGGCCACCAGGATGGACTGCACGTGGGGGGCGGCCGGGGGGGGCTCCTCGGGGACACGGGGGGGCCCGAAGGTGACAAACTCCACCCGCTTCCTGCGGCCGCCCCCCGGGGCCGAGCCCTCCttgcggggcggcggggccggggagcCGGGGGGAGCCCCATCCTCGCCGGAGCCCGGGGGGCCCCCGCAGCCGCAGGGGGGGCCCGGGGATGCCGGGGGCTCCGGCTGCCGGCGATCCGGCTGCGGCCGGTCCAGCTGCTGCCGATCCAGCTGCCggctcagctcctcctggtCGGTGCCCAGCCAGACCCAgttgtggggctgtggggccgaGGGGGCCCCGCCCGGctcgggcagctccttctgctgGTAGCGGAGCACGAAGAAGATGCAGTTGACGAGGAAGATGAAGATGGCGAGGCAGAAGACTCCCAGGAGCACGTACATCCCGATTTCCAGGTCTGTCACCCGCTCCGGAGCCTTCACTAtctcctcctcatcttcctcctcctcttccgTGCCGGCACGGTTGCGTCCGTAGCcttcctcctcgtcctcctcctccgaGGAAGACCCCTGGAGCTTGGTGGCGGCTGGCCCCACGCCCGCGGGGTCCCTCTGTCCCACGGTCACCGCTTCCCCGGACATGGCGCCCTCGGCCCGCGGGAAGGGCCGGGGGCTCCCGGGAGAGGGGACCCCCACCTCGAGCCAGGCCGTGCCCGTGGCCAGGGCGGCCGCGCGGTGCCGGCCACGCCGGCACGGATCCGGGGggtgcaggctgagctggagcagggccccccggcccggcccctcgGCCACCACCCACGGGTGGGCAGCGGGGACCCCAGGGGAGCCCCTGACGGTGGCGACGGCGCGGTCGAGGGACGTCACGGTCAAGGCCACGTCGTGCCACCCGTACAGCTCCAGTGGGGCCAGCGTGTGGTCGGAGAAGGACAGCCAGATGGACAGGGTCGCTTCCTGGCGGGATGACAAGCGGGATGGCAGAGGtttgggggacactggggaggcTGGGGTCACCCCCAACCCGTCTCACCTGCTTGAGGGCCCGTAGCGTGGGTGTCCCCAGGACGGTGGCGGTGATCACGCCAGGATGATCCGGCTCTGTCCGCAGGGACAAGGAGAGCCCAGCCACCACCTGGGCACGGAGCTCTGTCACCGTCACCTTCTCCTCAGAAACCACCAGCGTCTGCTCCCCCAGGATGGAGTCGGAGAGCGGGGAGCGCACCTGGAAGCACCTTGTGAGTCCTCCAACATTCCTCACGGCCACTGTTTCCTCTTCCCATCCTGTGCCAactcctctgtcccctccctccctgtatcctgcccagctcccactggGATCATTTCCagtcctgcagctccatccctgcaatcCTCCCACACCCCCAAATCTTCCCAGGATCCCACAAACATCCCCCATTTACCTCCACGGAGGTGACTCCAGGCTCCTGGCCCATCACCACGGCCCCTGCTTCCAGTGAGGCCACGCGGGGGTCCTGGACACGGGTCCGGGCAGCCACCAGGTGGGTGACATCCAGGAGCCACTCGGGGCCGGGCAGGTAGGACAGGTGACGGCCACCATCCAGGGGGTGGGCCACAAAGTGTGCCAGGACACGGAGCGCCGTGCGCTGGAACTGGGGCCGgcagccccgcgcccgccgctcCGGCTCCTCTGCAGCGTCCTCGGACTCCACcatggcactggggacaggggacagggacagggtgaggaGAGTCCCAGGATGGGGTGACAAGGGGTTCCCCAAGGACAGGGGAATAGGGATTGCAGGACAGGGTGACAGAGATTCCACAACAGGGTGACGAGAATCCCGGGACACAGGAGTGTGTTGGGGCTCACTGATGCATCCCCACACGTCaggtcccagccccatcctgtctcCCCCTTTTCCCACCATCCCATTCTGTAGGCCTCACCTGTCAGGCCCCCCGGGCACTTTCCAGCcacggagctgctccaggatgggATCTCCCAGCTGGACACGGAGTGGGAGCAGCGGAGCCCAGACGGAGAAGCTCAGCTCCGCCCGCAGCCGGCGCACCCAGAAATCCACGCGGGCCCCCCGCGCCCCTCGGCTCTCCTTGCCCCCCACAAACACCAGGTCGCAGGAATCCGACACCTGCAAGGGCACGTGGAATGCCATGGGAATGTCCCAGGGTGAGGCGGGATAACGAGGGGATAGCAGGactcacctgcagcacctgcttGTCAGCGGATTCGCATCCGACGGGATCCGTGAGCTCGGACACGGCACCCCCTGCTTCCACAGCCACCAGTTTGACCGGGATAACGCGGGGCACCCCGGTCAGCGGCGCCGTGTTCAGGATCTCCAGCTCCTGGAAGCACAGCGGGATGAGGGGGCGCTTCCCGCGGGATGGAgggctggaatgggatggggacacccaCCTGCACCAGCGGGACGAGGGCACGGATGTCCCGCTCTGACACCTGGATTTCCCAGACCAGTTTGTCCTTCTGTGCCTCGGGATCCTGGCCGGGATACTCCACCTGCCACGTGAGGGGCCGCGCCGGTGCCAGCCCCGCTGTCCCGTTTTCCACAGCCACATCCAGGTG
It includes:
- the TMEM132A gene encoding LOW QUALITY PROTEIN: transmembrane protein 132A (The sequence of the model RefSeq protein was modified relative to this genomic sequence to represent the inferred CDS: deleted 1 base in 1 codon) produces the protein MWLGLWSRSRSTGHGRALGPGGTRRRRCRSRPGPIVSARGRRDGRHRRSGRRHRRHRHRRHRRTDRAPAAMASAPRLALLAAALLCAPVRGDGEPPDPVFLPVELEVLGVPESYRLQRVDQDVAPNSSLHTRSEAFLLLRAGSQPLFQATYPPFSIRQELSTESAPSSAWAIRAVSLESSVSPAEPVARVLFHLYGPDWMPGKRDHAGARNHPKDWDHPGLWDHPDVRDHPGGQGHPRAWDHPREQDHPGVQDHPRNWDHPGDHDHPRDQDHPEQQDHHGVRDHPKDQHHPGTHDHPKYWDHLKDQDHHQQQDHPGNWDSSRDWDHSRARDLPCATLHAHHRGRVARGTCRLQAPLGVCVVELEIPPRWFSLGSLHSHRSRRRDSDPAEPPERPEPAELHYSVGECGAREREAPRFLAMLELRAGEPERRQEVRLDEKVLLRVPNVPLRPGQRFTATIALHHNFTADSLTLRIKAKKGLQVVSARPTIPSTWSVHLERSRGPKHSTAVVICRRLGDIPAIPDSSRVSEPAEFLHLDVAVENGTAGLAPARPLTWQVEYPGQDPEAQKDKLVWEIQVSERDIRALVPLVQELEILNTAPLTGVPRVIPVKLVAVEAGGAVSELTDPVGCESADKQVLQVSDSCDLVFVGGKESRGARGARVDFWVRRLRAELSFSVWAPLLPLRVQLGDPILEQLRGWKVPGGPDSAMVESEDAAEEPERRARGCRPQFQRTALRVLAHFVAHPLDGGRHLSYLPGPEWLLDVTHLVAARTRVQDPRVASLEAGAVVMGQEPGVTSVEVRSPLSDSILGEQTLVVSEEKVTVTELRAQVVAGLSLSLRTEPDHPGVITATVLGTPTLRALKQEATLSIWLSFSDHTLAPLELYGWHDVALTVTSLDRAVATVRGSPGVPAAHPWVVAEGPGRGALLQLSLHPPDPCRRGRHRAAALATGTAWLEVGVPSPGSPRPFPRAEGAMSGEAVTVGQRDPAGVGPAATKLQGSSSEEEDEEEGYGRNRAGTEEEEEDEEEIVKAPERVTDLEIGMYVLLGVFCLAIFIFLVNCIFFVLRYQQKELPEPGGAPSAPQPHNWVWLGTDQEELSRQLDRQQLDRPQPDRRQPEPPASPGPPCGCGGPPGSGEDGAPPGSPAPPPRKEGSAPGGGRRKRVEFVTFGPPRVPEEPPPAAPHVQSILVASEDDIRWVCEDMGLRDPEELRSYMERIRGSS